One window of Desulfovibrio subterraneus genomic DNA carries:
- a CDS encoding CoB--CoM heterodisulfide reductase iron-sulfur subunit B family protein — protein sequence MRYAYFSGCKIPHHLPEYGASVQALCSALGITLVPMEFSCCGWPIRHENPVASAYSAVRNFALAEREGLSILTPCKCCFGNLKHAQAKMQQDARLAAEVGNLLGKEGMRLPGKIDVHHLLTVLDRDVGAKMLGELVRSPLSGVKVACHYGCHALRPGNVTEFDDPLAPTVFERILSATGAEMVHWDLRLECCGHPLRGRDDTISNALMRKKLENARDAGADILATGCTYCQMQFDQERHRIHETGDGTKKPTAVLFTRLLEAALGLAPRPF from the coding sequence ATGAGATACGCCTATTTCTCCGGATGCAAGATTCCGCATCATCTGCCGGAATACGGCGCGTCAGTTCAGGCACTCTGCTCTGCACTTGGCATTACCCTCGTTCCCATGGAGTTCTCCTGCTGCGGCTGGCCCATCCGGCATGAAAATCCCGTGGCATCCGCCTATTCCGCCGTGCGCAACTTCGCCCTTGCGGAAAGGGAAGGCCTGTCCATACTCACGCCCTGCAAATGCTGCTTCGGCAACCTGAAGCATGCGCAGGCAAAGATGCAGCAGGACGCCCGCCTTGCGGCCGAAGTGGGTAACCTGCTCGGCAAGGAAGGTATGCGGCTGCCCGGTAAAATTGACGTCCATCACCTGCTGACCGTTCTGGACAGGGACGTTGGCGCGAAGATGCTCGGCGAGCTTGTGCGCAGTCCGCTCAGCGGAGTGAAGGTGGCCTGCCACTATGGCTGCCATGCCCTGCGCCCCGGCAATGTTACGGAATTTGACGATCCGCTGGCCCCCACGGTGTTTGAGCGCATTCTTTCCGCCACAGGTGCGGAGATGGTGCACTGGGACCTGCGTCTGGAATGCTGCGGCCACCCGCTGCGAGGGCGCGACGATACCATCTCGAATGCCCTGATGCGCAAGAAACTGGAAAACGCCCGCGATGCCGGGGCCGATATCCTTGCCACGGGCTGCACCTACTGTCAGATGCAGTTCGATCAGGAACGCCACCGGATTCATGAAACCGGTGACGGAACGAAAAAGCCCACTGCGGTGCTTTTCACCCGGCTGCTTGAAGCTGCACTGGGACTGGCACCCCGCCCCTTCTGA
- the glpK gene encoding glycerol kinase GlpK, with translation MAKYIGAVDSGTTSSRFIIFDQSGRIVGLDQKEHRQIYPSPGWVEHDPMEIWNNTQEVIRGALTKSGLKGSDLSAIGITNQRETTVVWDRNTGKPFYNAIVWQCTRTHEICKDLAAEGGQDRFRAQTGLPIATYFSGPKIRWILDNVPEARAAADKGDIMYGTIDTWIIWWLTGGPKGGAHVTDVTNASRTMLMDLKSLQWEESILKAMGIPPQGLPRIVPSSDSATWGPTSEDGPLGARIPVCGAVGDQQAALVGQTCFAPGEAKNTYGTGCFLLMHTGHEPIQSKHGLITTLAYQFSGRKPSYCLEGSIAIAGALVQWLRDNLGMFESAPEVEALAAEVNDTGGMYIVPAFSGLFAPYWRPDARGVMVGLTRYINRNHIARAVLEATAYQTKDIVEAMNRDSGVTLKNLKVDGGMVSNELLMQFQSDILDVPVVRPKVAETTCLGAAYAAGIACGYWSGREELYNNWEEDKTWRPSMDSGKRSSMYAGWKKAVERTLDWVE, from the coding sequence ATGGCGAAGTATATCGGCGCGGTGGATTCCGGCACCACCAGCAGCAGGTTCATCATTTTCGACCAGAGCGGCAGGATTGTCGGGCTTGACCAGAAGGAACACAGGCAGATCTATCCCAGCCCCGGCTGGGTGGAACATGACCCCATGGAGATCTGGAACAACACGCAGGAAGTCATCCGCGGGGCGCTTACCAAATCCGGTCTCAAAGGGTCCGACCTCAGCGCCATAGGCATTACCAACCAGCGCGAAACCACTGTGGTGTGGGACCGCAACACGGGCAAGCCTTTCTACAACGCCATTGTCTGGCAATGCACGCGCACCCACGAAATCTGCAAGGACCTTGCAGCCGAAGGCGGTCAGGATCGTTTCCGCGCACAGACCGGCCTGCCCATCGCCACCTATTTTTCCGGCCCCAAGATCCGCTGGATTCTGGACAATGTTCCCGAGGCACGGGCCGCTGCGGACAAGGGCGACATCATGTACGGCACCATCGATACGTGGATCATCTGGTGGCTGACAGGTGGGCCCAAGGGCGGCGCCCATGTCACGGACGTGACCAACGCTAGCCGCACCATGCTGATGGATCTGAAATCACTGCAATGGGAAGAGAGCATTCTCAAAGCCATGGGCATTCCGCCGCAGGGCCTGCCCCGCATTGTGCCTTCCTCCGACTCCGCAACATGGGGCCCCACCAGTGAAGACGGGCCGCTCGGAGCACGCATACCCGTTTGCGGGGCTGTAGGCGACCAGCAGGCTGCCCTTGTGGGCCAGACCTGCTTTGCTCCCGGTGAAGCAAAAAACACCTACGGCACAGGCTGCTTCCTGCTCATGCACACGGGCCACGAGCCCATACAGTCCAAGCACGGCCTCATCACCACCCTTGCCTACCAGTTCAGCGGCAGAAAACCCTCATACTGCCTTGAAGGGTCCATTGCCATTGCCGGCGCTCTGGTCCAGTGGCTGCGCGACAACCTGGGCATGTTTGAATCCGCTCCCGAAGTAGAGGCGCTGGCCGCAGAAGTGAATGATACCGGCGGCATGTACATAGTGCCCGCTTTTTCCGGCCTGTTCGCCCCCTACTGGCGGCCCGATGCCCGCGGCGTGATGGTGGGCCTTACCCGCTACATCAACCGCAACCACATTGCCCGTGCCGTTCTGGAAGCCACAGCCTATCAGACCAAGGACATAGTGGAGGCCATGAACAGAGACTCCGGCGTGACCCTCAAAAACCTGAAAGTCGACGGAGGCATGGTGTCCAACGAGCTGCTCATGCAGTTCCAGTCCGACATTCTGGATGTGCCGGTCGTGCGCCCCAAGGTGGCGGAAACCACCTGTCTTGGCGCAGCCTACGCCGCAGGCATTGCCTGCGGCTACTGGTCCGGCCGCGAAGAACTCTACAACAACTGGGAAGAAGACAAGACATGGCGCCCGTCCATGGACAGCGGCAAACGCAGCTCCATGTATGCCGGATGGAAAAAAGCCGTGGAGCGAACTCTCGACTGGGTGGAATAA
- a CDS encoding discoidin domain-containing protein, with the protein MTVSSRVTVHTYAGNGTQTEWPVLFPFFSPQDVKAIRTGTDGIDAVLTYGTDYSVNAFEFGGICQCQVGSGERLTLFLDLEPVQEIDLSNTGILAPEILERGLDRLTLIAQQQQEQIGRCVQIGRTSGLSPADLLTSIDSAAASCAANAQTVGLAADEVRTARDEAVAAAASVSLPASLVADAGRGMVVGETGGWTLGGTAGGLDTGDAPENVATHMQVDAKIRERSSNCYAPQSIIKAPAGLRPAGWKAAECDAPVCTLLADNMVPQIGAWGGNGLISASSSFDASNGAYNMWDNDQATRWVSYAVDTEQWLTIDLHTPRDFDAIYFGAAGSTGNSAQALDIYVDGALNGSFSSLTWSAVTEVKTLPLAVPVAGARQVKVRIPVQAGRVGCGTFKLRFTDVPEGTVGIAAGLQVAYADSGRVFPSEILASRRTVDLFSAPDGIHFIFADITQDGLYSGFGATTKPTRAGAGVAAEYANDVVTLVEHANATTPECAFDGSDATAAILAKNTGYLVLSKTNPGPCRLKVIANDTYSNSFLIYSSSDGVSFKDEGQFDVPANSWAEFRIATSCTHVKIVGYLNAGGPNTAIRELQVSTAVTGDFYNTATCTMYDSAGSPIRRVYLGWARKVGGSIAEVHSYAVGTRVTVPVNGGQSFSVGIQYTQPLPYSSVKPDVAQYIERLGSFGRAIPPVYISGFRGALAEADGEKLKLKAAGSDVYIVSGGVFYNVSSGRWAAVAERGY; encoded by the coding sequence ATGACAGTTTCTTCCAGGGTTACCGTGCATACCTATGCTGGTAACGGGACACAGACGGAGTGGCCGGTTCTGTTTCCCTTCTTTTCCCCGCAGGATGTGAAAGCCATACGCACAGGAACGGACGGAATCGATGCCGTGCTTACCTATGGCACTGATTACTCGGTAAACGCGTTTGAGTTCGGTGGCATATGTCAGTGCCAGGTGGGCAGCGGAGAACGACTTACCCTGTTTCTGGACCTTGAGCCGGTTCAGGAGATTGATCTCAGCAATACCGGGATACTTGCGCCGGAGATTCTGGAGAGGGGGCTTGATCGCCTTACCCTCATTGCACAGCAGCAACAGGAGCAGATAGGCCGATGCGTGCAGATAGGGCGCACGAGTGGTTTATCTCCCGCCGATCTGTTGACCAGCATAGATTCGGCTGCGGCAAGTTGTGCTGCAAATGCGCAAACTGTCGGGCTTGCTGCGGACGAAGTGCGCACTGCGCGGGATGAAGCGGTTGCGGCGGCCGCATCGGTTTCTTTGCCTGCTTCTCTCGTGGCGGATGCAGGACGGGGAATGGTTGTTGGCGAGACGGGGGGCTGGACTCTTGGCGGTACGGCGGGCGGGCTGGATACCGGAGATGCCCCTGAGAATGTTGCCACGCATATGCAGGTTGATGCGAAAATCAGGGAGCGGAGCAGTAACTGCTATGCTCCCCAGTCCATCATCAAGGCGCCCGCCGGTCTGCGGCCTGCGGGGTGGAAAGCGGCGGAGTGTGATGCGCCTGTGTGTACTTTGCTGGCTGACAACATGGTTCCGCAAATAGGAGCGTGGGGGGGGAACGGTCTCATATCTGCTTCAAGTTCGTTCGATGCATCGAATGGAGCTTACAATATGTGGGACAACGACCAGGCTACCCGCTGGGTTTCCTATGCTGTGGACACAGAACAGTGGCTTACCATTGATCTGCATACCCCAAGGGATTTTGACGCCATCTACTTCGGTGCGGCAGGAAGCACAGGTAATAGCGCTCAGGCTCTTGATATTTATGTAGACGGTGCCCTTAACGGGAGCTTTTCTTCACTTACATGGAGCGCGGTAACTGAAGTGAAGACGTTACCTCTTGCCGTGCCTGTAGCTGGTGCCCGGCAGGTGAAGGTGCGCATTCCCGTGCAGGCCGGTCGAGTGGGATGTGGTACATTCAAATTGCGGTTTACGGATGTGCCTGAAGGGACGGTGGGGATAGCTGCAGGACTTCAGGTGGCGTATGCGGATTCGGGCAGGGTGTTCCCCTCCGAAATTCTTGCATCACGCCGGACAGTGGATCTTTTCTCTGCTCCGGATGGTATTCACTTCATTTTCGCGGATATAACCCAGGATGGCCTGTATTCGGGATTCGGCGCGACGACGAAGCCGACCCGCGCTGGCGCGGGGGTCGCGGCAGAGTACGCGAACGACGTTGTTACGCTTGTGGAACATGCGAATGCCACAACCCCGGAATGTGCCTTTGATGGCAGTGATGCAACAGCAGCCATACTTGCGAAAAACACAGGCTACCTTGTTCTCAGCAAGACTAACCCGGGGCCGTGCCGCTTGAAAGTGATCGCAAATGACACCTATTCCAACTCCTTTCTCATCTATTCCTCATCCGACGGTGTATCGTTCAAAGATGAGGGACAGTTTGATGTTCCTGCCAATTCGTGGGCCGAGTTTCGCATCGCCACTTCGTGCACACATGTGAAAATTGTGGGCTATCTCAATGCCGGAGGCCCCAATACCGCTATCCGTGAGTTGCAGGTGTCTACCGCGGTGACGGGGGACTTCTACAACACTGCAACCTGTACCATGTATGACAGTGCAGGCAGCCCCATCCGCCGTGTATATCTCGGTTGGGCCCGTAAAGTGGGCGGCAGCATCGCCGAAGTGCACAGTTATGCGGTCGGGACCCGTGTTACCGTACCGGTGAATGGCGGGCAGAGTTTTTCCGTGGGCATCCAGTATACCCAGCCCCTGCCGTATTCTTCCGTTAAACCGGATGTCGCGCAGTATATTGAACGGCTCGGAAGTTTTGGCAGGGCAATTCCTCCCGTATATATCAGCGGATTCCGTGGAGCGCTTGCCGAGGCGGATGGGGAGAAGCTGAAACTGAAGGCCGCCGGTTCGGATGTGTATATTGTATCCGGCGGGGTCTTCTATAATGTATCATCCGGCCGGTGGGCGGCCGTTGCGGAGAGGGGATATTAG
- a CDS encoding MATE family efflux transporter, translating to MAATISARNYTTAPNTTLVRMALPVLVSLVAEPLTGLADTAFVARLGTEALASLGIGTMILTSTFWIFNFLGVGTQTELAKHLGANNSEKASAVCSASLLLALSLGIISMLAAWPFLTLAAEAMGGTGPITALAVEYMQARLFGAPAVLITFACFGALRGVQDMKAPLMIAAMVNGLNILLDWLLIFGIGPFPALGVQGAALATSASQWGGALWAILLVHRHIRFNSSVRLDDIRRLVSIGGDMFVRTGMVLAFLLFATRVATEAGAESGAAHQAIRQFFFFTALFLDAFAISGQSLIGFFMGSNDKAMARCVAKTVCVWSLGTGCLLMAVMLAGKQTIAWLLVPAEAYAVFNAPWVIAALIQPVNALSFATDGIHWGTGDFRFLRNAMLLSAAAGIAILAGTAQLSPETPLAWVWIATGVWTTARAGLGLIRIWPGYANGPLGTASPS from the coding sequence ATGGCTGCAACCATCTCTGCCCGAAACTATACCACGGCACCCAACACAACCCTGGTTCGCATGGCCCTGCCCGTCCTTGTCTCACTGGTGGCGGAGCCTCTCACCGGCCTTGCAGACACCGCCTTTGTAGCCCGTCTCGGAACTGAAGCGCTGGCCTCGCTGGGCATCGGCACCATGATTCTTACCTCCACATTCTGGATATTCAATTTTCTTGGAGTAGGAACCCAGACGGAACTGGCCAAACATCTTGGTGCCAATAATTCCGAAAAAGCATCCGCCGTGTGCAGTGCTTCTCTGTTGCTGGCGCTGAGCCTCGGCATTATTTCCATGCTTGCGGCCTGGCCGTTTCTTACACTGGCCGCCGAAGCAATGGGAGGTACCGGCCCGATAACCGCACTGGCAGTGGAATACATGCAGGCCCGGCTTTTCGGAGCACCCGCAGTGCTCATTACCTTTGCCTGTTTCGGAGCCCTGCGGGGCGTGCAGGACATGAAGGCCCCTCTCATGATCGCTGCCATGGTCAACGGCCTGAACATTCTGCTCGACTGGCTGCTCATCTTCGGCATCGGCCCCTTTCCCGCACTCGGAGTACAGGGTGCCGCGCTTGCCACATCTGCCAGCCAGTGGGGGGGCGCCCTGTGGGCCATATTGCTGGTCCACAGACATATAAGATTCAACAGCTCCGTCAGGCTTGATGATATCCGCCGCCTTGTCTCCATAGGTGGCGACATGTTCGTCCGTACGGGAATGGTGCTCGCCTTCCTGCTCTTTGCCACCAGAGTTGCCACGGAGGCAGGCGCAGAATCCGGTGCCGCACATCAGGCCATACGCCAGTTTTTCTTTTTTACCGCACTGTTTCTGGACGCATTTGCCATCAGCGGCCAGAGCCTCATAGGCTTCTTCATGGGCAGCAATGACAAAGCAATGGCGCGTTGTGTCGCGAAAACAGTATGCGTATGGAGCCTTGGAACGGGCTGTTTGCTCATGGCGGTCATGCTGGCCGGAAAGCAGACCATAGCCTGGCTGCTGGTACCCGCCGAAGCGTATGCCGTCTTCAATGCACCATGGGTCATTGCGGCGCTTATCCAGCCGGTCAATGCCTTGTCGTTCGCCACCGACGGAATACACTGGGGAACGGGCGACTTCCGCTTCCTTCGCAACGCCATGCTTTTGTCCGCAGCGGCGGGCATTGCCATTCTTGCCGGTACTGCACAACTTTCTCCTGAAACTCCTCTTGCATGGGTGTGGATAGCCACAGGAGTATGGACCACGGCACGGGCAGGGTTGGGTTTGATACGCATCTGGCCCGGTTATGCAAACGGACCGCTCGGTACAGCCTCCCCCTCATAA
- a CDS encoding OmpA family protein yields the protein MKLAKLIAAVAAITLLGLSVVAQAQPMMRMEPKIASFDFFMDYSGSMMMNHKTLKEKKIVLARDLMMKVNKKVPALPYDAAMHTFAPYSERLALGAFDSVAMDKALQALSTNEGIRGRFTPMGDGIMKVQPAVHPMKREGAVILVSDGESNMGSDPVTEAKVLYNTEPGICLHVVSFADTPTGEETLKQISALNGCSVYANGPELLANEAALDQFMQDVFYRMVEEQQVTETAPVQETAPEAEAIVLRNVNFAFDSAEITNDSAAILTEAAMLIKDRPGTIVLTGHTDSTGPDAYNQKLSERRAQSVRAFLAKQGISADRITAVGKGEADPEYDNKTSEGRRLNRRVVITFE from the coding sequence ATGAAACTCGCGAAATTAATTGCAGCAGTTGCGGCAATTACCCTGCTCGGCCTCTCCGTAGTGGCACAGGCGCAGCCCATGATGCGCATGGAACCCAAAATTGCCAGCTTCGACTTTTTCATGGACTATTCCGGTTCCATGATGATGAATCATAAGACCCTCAAGGAAAAGAAGATTGTCCTTGCCCGTGATCTTATGATGAAGGTGAACAAGAAGGTTCCCGCACTGCCCTATGACGCCGCAATGCACACCTTTGCCCCCTACAGCGAACGCCTTGCTCTGGGCGCGTTCGACTCCGTTGCCATGGACAAGGCACTTCAGGCCCTTTCCACCAACGAAGGAATCCGCGGCCGTTTCACCCCCATGGGCGATGGCATCATGAAGGTTCAGCCTGCCGTTCACCCCATGAAGCGTGAAGGCGCCGTTATCCTCGTATCTGACGGTGAATCCAACATGGGCAGCGACCCCGTAACCGAAGCCAAGGTGCTGTACAATACCGAACCCGGCATCTGCCTGCACGTTGTCTCCTTTGCCGACACTCCCACCGGTGAAGAAACCCTGAAGCAGATTTCCGCTCTGAACGGCTGCTCCGTATACGCCAACGGTCCCGAACTGCTGGCCAACGAAGCCGCTCTTGACCAGTTCATGCAGGACGTCTTCTACCGCATGGTTGAAGAACAGCAGGTAACTGAAACTGCGCCTGTTCAGGAAACCGCTCCCGAAGCCGAAGCCATCGTTCTGCGTAACGTAAACTTTGCTTTCGACAGCGCCGAGATCACCAATGACTCCGCCGCCATCCTTACCGAAGCCGCAATGCTCATCAAGGATCGCCCCGGTACCATCGTGCTGACCGGTCACACCGACTCCACCGGCCCTGACGCTTACAACCAGAAGCTGTCTGAACGCCGCGCCCAGTCCGTTCGCGCCTTCCTTGCAAAGCAGGGCATCAGCGCCGACAGAATCACGGCAGTTGGCAAGGGTGAAGCTGATCCTGAATACGACAACAAGACGAGCGAAGGCCGCCGCCTCAACCGTCGAGTCGTTATCACCTTCGAATAG
- a CDS encoding ferredoxin codes for MTEQKRFYILMGDCTGCGGCAELQPDYIGWEEGDSRPLLLSDVAPDAVIHELQAFCPEDCIECEQ; via the coding sequence ATGACTGAGCAAAAGCGCTTTTATATTCTCATGGGTGACTGCACCGGATGCGGAGGCTGCGCGGAACTGCAGCCGGATTACATTGGCTGGGAGGAAGGTGACAGCAGGCCGCTTCTGCTTTCCGACGTGGCTCCTGATGCTGTCATTCATGAACTGCAGGCTTTTTGCCCTGAGGATTGCATAGAGTGTGAACAGTAG
- a CDS encoding YibE/F family protein has translation MSRMCRKDQTLVLVFALLSIALWFVPTGFEERVDASALRARGRVIEADNAGLQRHALIKVGAQQLVVEVLDGPLADSRHHVVNQLLGRLDVDKVFAPGEEALLVITRNPDGSVNAVVAQDHYRIGLEAGLFGLFALLLLVFGGWTGAKALLSFIFTGLVLWKVFIPALLTGIAPVPLAFGVVALLTSGIIFLVAGPTRLGVVAFSGAMLGVGASSALAVWAAKAFHLNGAVMPFAETLLYSGYAHLDLTGIYVAAIFVAASGAVMDLAMDVAASQNELVTKAPDITMRDALWSGIRVGRSVVGTMTTTLLLAYSGGYVTLLMAFMAQGVPLINIFNLLYVAAEVVKTIVGSFGLVLVAPFTAVVGAIIYTRPRRQKAAAAEMLPHCPEIAIESR, from the coding sequence ATGAGCCGTATGTGCCGTAAGGACCAGACTCTCGTGCTGGTTTTCGCGCTCCTTTCCATAGCGCTGTGGTTTGTACCCACCGGCTTTGAAGAGCGGGTGGATGCAAGCGCCCTGAGAGCGCGGGGCAGAGTGATTGAGGCGGATAACGCCGGATTGCAGCGGCATGCCCTCATAAAGGTAGGGGCGCAGCAGCTGGTTGTGGAGGTTCTTGATGGCCCGCTGGCAGATTCTCGGCATCATGTGGTGAACCAGTTGCTGGGAAGGCTCGACGTGGACAAGGTGTTTGCCCCCGGCGAGGAGGCACTGCTTGTCATCACGCGAAATCCGGATGGTTCGGTGAATGCGGTCGTGGCGCAGGACCATTATCGTATTGGATTGGAGGCCGGACTGTTCGGGCTGTTTGCGCTTCTGCTCCTTGTTTTCGGTGGATGGACAGGGGCCAAGGCGCTTTTGTCGTTCATCTTCACCGGTCTGGTGTTGTGGAAGGTGTTCATTCCGGCCCTGCTGACCGGAATTGCGCCTGTACCGCTTGCCTTCGGCGTGGTTGCCCTGCTGACATCCGGGATCATTTTTCTCGTTGCCGGACCCACGCGGCTCGGCGTTGTCGCTTTTTCGGGAGCCATGCTCGGGGTGGGAGCGAGTTCCGCACTGGCTGTGTGGGCTGCAAAGGCTTTTCATCTGAACGGGGCCGTCATGCCCTTTGCCGAAACCTTGCTCTATTCCGGCTACGCGCATCTTGACCTGACCGGAATATATGTGGCGGCCATCTTTGTCGCCGCTTCCGGTGCGGTGATGGATCTGGCGATGGATGTTGCCGCAAGCCAGAACGAACTTGTCACGAAGGCTCCGGACATCACAATGCGCGATGCGCTGTGGTCCGGTATACGGGTTGGAAGGTCTGTCGTGGGCACCATGACAACAACATTGCTTCTTGCTTATTCCGGGGGTTATGTGACCCTGCTCATGGCCTTCATGGCGCAGGGGGTTCCCCTTATCAACATTTTCAATCTGCTGTATGTGGCTGCGGAGGTGGTTAAAACCATCGTGGGCAGCTTCGGCCTTGTGCTGGTTGCACCGTTTACCGCCGTTGTCGGGGCTATCATCTATACCCGACCCCGCAGGCAAAAGGCCGCTGCAGCTGAAATGTTGCCGCATTGTCCCGAGATTGCCATTGAATCACGCTAG
- a CDS encoding alkaline phosphatase: MFFALRKSYRILLIACMLVCSLFVGGAIAGGGDYYSGKAAKYVFLFIGDGMGIPQQVATEAFTGKGLSMRSFPAQGVTTTPAADRFIVDSAAAATAMSAGQITNVGMIGLAPDNTKVKTIAEMARERGMKVGIVSSVSIDHATPAAFYAHVPSRSQYHYIDHAIAESGFDYFAGGGLKDPKGKKKGIESRGDAMEAIRKAGYTVVDNRNGFLGLSAKSGKVLAYNQWLQDSGALPYAIDHRNDKDISLAEFTRKGIELLDNSKGFFMMVEGGKIDWACHANDAKAAIMDTVAFDDAVREAVAFYKKHPDETAIIVTGDHECGGMTLGFAGTQYDTDFDVLKSQYVSFQYFTDDVLKLFKQENKGNVTFEALQPTITHYFGLEFSGDAEKNPLVLKPYEIATLREAFNQTMLDEMVKPVTADNERLYGGYDPLVVAITHIVNNKAGLAWTSYSHTAVPVMTSAIGVGADSFNRSYHQSEIAKKIMAILGNKPHVYVAAK; this comes from the coding sequence ATGTTTTTCGCATTGCGTAAGAGCTATAGAATATTGCTGATAGCATGCATGCTGGTTTGCAGCCTGTTTGTCGGCGGAGCAATCGCGGGGGGCGGCGATTATTACTCCGGCAAGGCTGCCAAGTACGTGTTTCTGTTCATAGGCGACGGAATGGGTATTCCGCAGCAGGTGGCAACGGAGGCGTTTACCGGAAAAGGCCTTTCCATGCGCTCTTTTCCTGCTCAGGGGGTGACAACCACACCCGCTGCCGACCGGTTCATAGTTGATTCCGCGGCAGCTGCCACAGCCATGAGCGCCGGTCAGATTACCAATGTCGGCATGATCGGCCTCGCACCCGACAATACAAAGGTCAAGACCATTGCGGAAATGGCCCGTGAACGTGGCATGAAGGTGGGCATTGTCTCCAGTGTCTCCATTGACCATGCGACTCCGGCGGCATTTTATGCGCATGTTCCCAGCAGATCCCAGTATCATTACATTGATCACGCCATTGCAGAGAGCGGTTTCGACTACTTTGCGGGCGGCGGCCTGAAGGACCCCAAGGGCAAGAAGAAGGGCATTGAAAGCCGCGGCGATGCCATGGAAGCCATCCGCAAGGCAGGATATACCGTTGTGGATAACCGGAACGGTTTTCTCGGCCTGTCCGCAAAATCCGGCAAGGTGCTTGCCTACAACCAGTGGCTGCAGGATTCCGGCGCACTGCCGTATGCCATTGACCATCGCAACGACAAGGATATCTCCCTTGCCGAGTTCACCCGCAAGGGCATTGAACTGCTGGATAACAGCAAGGGCTTCTTCATGATGGTTGAAGGCGGTAAGATAGACTGGGCCTGTCACGCCAACGATGCCAAGGCAGCTATCATGGATACCGTCGCCTTTGACGATGCCGTTCGTGAGGCCGTGGCTTTCTACAAGAAGCACCCTGATGAAACTGCCATCATCGTTACCGGCGACCATGAGTGCGGGGGCATGACGCTGGGATTTGCCGGTACTCAGTATGATACCGATTTTGATGTGCTGAAATCTCAGTATGTCTCGTTCCAGTACTTCACGGATGATGTTCTCAAGCTCTTCAAGCAGGAGAACAAGGGCAACGTGACCTTTGAGGCACTGCAGCCCACCATCACCCATTATTTCGGACTGGAATTCTCTGGCGATGCCGAAAAGAATCCCCTTGTCCTCAAGCCCTATGAAATTGCCACGCTCCGCGAAGCCTTTAATCAGACCATGCTGGATGAAATGGTTAAGCCGGTTACTGCGGATAACGAGCGTCTTTACGGCGGCTACGATCCGCTGGTTGTGGCCATTACGCATATCGTGAACAACAAGGCCGGCCTTGCCTGGACCTCGTATTCGCATACCGCCGTGCCGGTTATGACCTCCGCCATCGGTGTGGGTGCCGATTCCTTCAACCGCTCCTACCACCAGTCGGAAATTGCCAAGAAGATCATGGCCATTCTCGGCAACAAGCCGCACGTTTACGTGGCGGCCAAGTAG
- a CDS encoding Hpt domain-containing protein produces MLILNSEATLKRLMNDTAFVGELYSTFLETLDARVQRICTAMESADFEEVRKEAHSLKGASGTINADALHACTLDLETAARSEDPVALVALKGRFTAVVTDTIDSINAWLAMYS; encoded by the coding sequence ATGCTGATACTGAACTCTGAAGCCACTCTGAAAAGACTGATGAACGATACCGCCTTTGTGGGCGAACTCTATTCCACCTTTCTGGAAACTCTGGATGCTCGTGTCCAGCGTATTTGCACGGCTATGGAGAGTGCGGATTTTGAGGAAGTGCGCAAGGAAGCGCACAGCCTTAAGGGAGCAAGCGGGACAATTAACGCCGATGCTCTTCATGCCTGCACTCTGGATCTGGAAACGGCGGCACGCAGCGAAGATCCTGTCGCGCTTGTGGCACTGAAAGGTCGCTTCACGGCTGTGGTAACGGATACGATTGATTCCATTAATGCCTGGCTTGCCATGTATTCCTGA